Proteins from a single region of Chitinophagales bacterium:
- the lpxD gene encoding UDP-3-O-(3-hydroxymyristoyl)glucosamine N-acyltransferase translates to MQFTAAQIAMMTGGQVEGDAQASVASFGKIEEARAGQLAFLANPKYEEYLYSTQASIVIIHAALALKQPIAATLIRVQDPYSAFASLMAKYQELQAQQLTGIEHPSFIAETATVGKNVYVGAFAYIGKQASIGEGSKIHPGSFIGERVQIGKQVVIHAGVKIYQDCVIGDHVIVHAGAVIGSDGFGFAPQADGTYQKVPQLGNVVIEDQVEIGANTTIDRATMGSTIIRKGVKLDNLVQIAHNVEIGQNTVIAAQTGISGSTKVGKYVMIGGQAGVVGHITIADKTRINGKSGITKSIKEPNTAVNGNPAYDHTSFLRSQAVSRNLPELERKVKELEKLVAQLQAERLNA, encoded by the coding sequence ATGCAATTTACAGCTGCGCAGATCGCCATGATGACTGGCGGACAAGTTGAGGGCGATGCACAAGCATCTGTAGCCTCCTTTGGTAAAATTGAAGAAGCCCGTGCCGGACAACTGGCATTTCTGGCCAATCCCAAATACGAGGAATACCTCTACAGCACGCAGGCATCTATCGTCATCATTCATGCAGCATTAGCACTGAAGCAGCCCATTGCAGCTACCCTGATTCGCGTACAAGACCCATACTCCGCATTCGCTTCACTGATGGCCAAGTATCAGGAATTACAGGCACAGCAATTAACGGGTATTGAACATCCTAGTTTTATAGCAGAAACAGCCACAGTAGGCAAGAATGTCTATGTAGGTGCATTTGCCTATATCGGCAAGCAGGCCAGCATTGGTGAAGGCAGCAAAATTCATCCCGGCAGCTTTATTGGAGAACGTGTGCAAATTGGTAAGCAGGTGGTCATTCACGCTGGTGTGAAAATTTACCAAGACTGTGTCATTGGCGATCATGTAATCGTTCATGCAGGTGCTGTCATTGGCAGTGATGGTTTTGGCTTTGCACCTCAGGCAGATGGCACTTATCAGAAAGTGCCTCAATTAGGCAATGTAGTAATAGAAGATCAGGTAGAGATTGGCGCCAATACCACGATTGATAGAGCAACCATGGGTTCCACCATCATCCGCAAGGGTGTGAAACTCGATAACCTAGTACAGATAGCCCATAATGTAGAAATCGGTCAGAATACCGTTATTGCCGCCCAAACGGGCATCAGCGGCAGCACCAAAGTGGGCAAATACGTCATGATCGGTGGCCAGGCCGGTGTTGTAGGGCATATCACTATTGCCGATAAAACTCGTATCAACGGTAAAAGCGGCATAACAAAGAGTATCAAGGAACCTAATACAGCGGTGAATGGCAACCCGGCATACGACCACACTTCCTTCCTTCGTTCTCAGGCAGTTAGCAGAAACCTGCCCGAATTGGAGCGAAAAGTGAAGGAATTGGAAAAGCTGGTTGCCCAGCTACAGGCGGAAAGATTGAACGCCTGA
- a CDS encoding bifunctional UDP-3-O-[3-hydroxymyristoyl] N-acetylglucosamine deacetylase/3-hydroxyacyl-ACP dehydratase, giving the protein MDKHFNPDMQHTLASSVSISGTGLHTGILVDMTLKPANPGFGIHFQRIDLPNQPIIKADCDLVTDTSRGTTLQVGDAKVSTVEHVLAALVGMGVDNCLIELNGPEIPIMDGSSMPFIELIEKAGVLEQEAAKAWYSIDENIFHYDEGKRVEMVAMPAMDYQITTLIDFNSPVLGTQHAGLKTMRDFRNEIAPCRTFCFLHELEMLLDNDLIKGGDINNAIVVVDKPVTDDEMSRLAKIFKREKVEVKSEGYLNNLELRFPNEPARHKLLDVVGDLALIGYPIKARIIANRPGHSSNVEFAKKIKQYIKKNKHVKDVPVYDPTMPPVYNLEKIEKTLPHRFPFLLVDKITELTDKHIVGIKNVTFNEWFFQGHFPGNPVMPGVLQVEALAQTGGILAINAMPEGQYDTYFLKIDNCKFKQKVVPGDTMILKLEMTAPIRRGICEMHGSVYVGGKVATEADLVAQLVKRG; this is encoded by the coding sequence ATGGACAAACACTTCAATCCCGATATGCAGCATACCCTGGCCAGCTCGGTGAGCATCAGCGGTACAGGTCTGCACACGGGTATTCTGGTAGATATGACGCTGAAACCGGCCAATCCCGGATTTGGTATCCATTTTCAGCGTATCGATCTGCCCAATCAACCCATTATTAAAGCCGATTGCGACCTGGTAACCGATACCAGCCGCGGCACCACCCTGCAAGTAGGCGATGCCAAAGTGAGCACTGTTGAGCACGTATTGGCTGCATTGGTAGGTATGGGGGTTGATAACTGCCTCATTGAATTGAACGGCCCTGAAATTCCCATCATGGATGGTAGCTCCATGCCCTTTATTGAGCTGATTGAAAAAGCGGGTGTGCTGGAACAAGAAGCAGCAAAAGCTTGGTACAGCATTGACGAAAATATTTTCCATTACGATGAAGGAAAGCGTGTAGAAATGGTGGCCATGCCAGCTATGGATTACCAGATCACTACGCTGATCGATTTCAATAGCCCGGTATTGGGCACCCAGCACGCTGGCTTAAAAACGATGCGCGATTTCAGAAATGAAATTGCACCATGCAGAACTTTCTGTTTCCTGCATGAACTGGAAATGTTGTTGGATAACGACCTCATCAAGGGCGGCGATATCAATAATGCAATTGTTGTTGTAGATAAGCCGGTAACAGACGATGAGATGAGCCGCTTGGCCAAAATTTTCAAGCGTGAGAAAGTAGAAGTGAAGAGTGAGGGTTATTTGAATAATCTGGAACTGCGTTTCCCTAACGAACCAGCAAGACACAAACTCTTGGATGTTGTAGGTGATTTAGCCCTGATTGGTTATCCCATCAAAGCCAGAATTATTGCCAACAGACCCGGCCATAGCAGCAATGTAGAGTTTGCAAAAAAGATCAAGCAATACATCAAGAAGAATAAGCATGTAAAGGATGTGCCTGTGTACGATCCAACCATGCCGCCTGTGTACAATTTGGAAAAAATTGAGAAGACACTCCCGCACAGATTCCCATTCTTGTTGGTTGATAAGATCACTGAATTAACAGACAAGCATATCGTTGGTATCAAGAATGTCACATTCAACGAATGGTTTTTCCAAGGACATTTTCCCGGCAATCCGGTAATGCCCGGTGTATTACAGGTAGAGGCCTTGGCACAAACCGGTGGTATCCTTGCCATCAACGCCATGCCTGAAGGCCAGTATGACACCTATTTTTTGAAAATAGATAATTGTAAATTCAAACAGAAAGTAGTGCCCGGCGATACCATGATTCTCAAATTAGAGATGACTGCACCTATCCGCCGCGGTATTTGCGAAATGCACGGATCTGTTTATGTAGGTGGTAAAGTAGCTACTGAAGCCGATCTGGTTGCTCAATTAGTTAAACGCGGATAA